In Ignavibacteriales bacterium, the sequence TGATCTTCTTCCCAAACACGAAGGAATGAGAAGAAGAGCTTAAGAAATTAAATTAGACAAGAATAAATTACTCTTTACTCCAGGGCGGGGTAACGCCATTCATTCTTGCATAGGCAATTGACTGACCAAAGTGTTCGTGCATGTGACCGTGCATTCCCATAAAGAATGCTCTTCTCGTCATTTTCATTCCAAAAACTTCCATCTCAAGCTCGAGATCCGAATTGGAAGTATTTTTTTATTAGATCTTTTACTTTATCAAAAGATGTGCGAAGAATTTCGGCAATTTCCTTTTTATCCATTGTCTGAGTATCCCAGGCATTCATTTTCTCGAAAGCAATTTCAGGAGGCACTTCGGCTCCGGTACTCATTAAGATCAGGTAATTTGAAAAAGCAATGTGAAGATAAACCTCCGAAACAGAGCGAACACCTTCAGCAGGTCTCCATTCCATTTTATCCTGCGGCATAGCATCGAGCAGTTGGAAAATTTGTCCGGATACCGCATCAATATTACCAATTAAATCAGCCTGAAAACCAGATTGCTGATCGCCTGATAAATTGAGCACAGGTTTTGATTGAATCGCTGAAGAAAAAACTATTAGAACGAACAAAAGGACAGAAAAGTTTGATCTGTATTTCATAACACACTCCATATAATTTAGAATTAGTTAATTAAGTAATAAAATCTGCGGGAACAACAGGCTTAACTTACTTCATTTGTATGTTTATAGTCAAGAGTTATTTTGACTAAGAGAAAAATATTTTGATTGAAAGATGGAAATGAATAATAAGGTTAAGTTCGATTCAATAGAAAAATCCTTAATTATTTCTCTGGAGATAAAATCGAAGGTTTTCATCAAATGTGCATAACATAATTTACTAAGACGTATCAATTAGCTTGAATAAAAATTAATGGACTATAATGAATAAAATAGCAGTAGTATTATTTAACCTTGGCGGACCAGATTCTCTTGATGCGGTTCAACCCTTTCTCGAAAATCTTTTTAATGACCCGGACATATTTAAAATTCCATTTCAAAATCACTTGCAAAATTTATTTCTAAAAAGCGTGCGCCAAAAGTTCAGAAAGAATATAAACTGATCGGGGGAAGCTCACCCATCAATATGTGGACGGAAAAACAGCGCTTAATGCTTCAAACGGATTTATTAAAAAATAATTTTGATGCGGAAGTGTTTGTGGCTATGCGTTATTGGAAACCATTGACATCGGAGACTGCTAAAATTGTTGCGGCAAAAAAATTTGATAAAATAGTTTTACTTCCTTTATATCCACACTTCTCGATCTCAACAACGGGTTCGTCCTTTAATGAGTGGAAAAGAGTTTACGGAGGTGAAGCATCTAATTTGATTTATATTAATTCTTACCCGACAAATAAATATTATTTAAGAGCTATAAATCAAAGAATTGATGAATCATTATTAAATTTTCCGGAAGGTGAAAGGGAAAATGTTCAATTAGTTTTTAGTGCGCACGGAACACCCGTTAGTTATGTTAAGAAAGGTGATCCTTACAGCAGACAAATAAAAGAAACAATGGAAGCGGTGATGAAATTAAGAAATCATTCTCACGATTATCATCTCTGTTTCCAAAGCAAAGTGGGTCCGGCAAAGTGGCTTGAGCCATCCACTTCAGATAAAATAAAAGAACTTTCGTTAAAAGGAAAAAACATTTGCTTGTAATTCCAATCAGTTTTGTTTCTGATCACGTTGAAACTGCTTTCGAACTGAATATTGAATATCGCCATGTTTGCTGACGAATGTGGGATCGAAAATTATTTTGTGATGAACGGACTGAATGATTCGGATTTGTTTATTTCAGCTTTAAGCGATTTAGTGAAATTGAGTCTTCATTAATATTTATAAGTAAATTATTTTATGAAAACATACATCTCCTTACTTCGCGGAATAAACGTCAGCGCGCAAAAGAAAATTTTAATGAGTGAATTAAAATCGCTGTATGAAAATCTCGGATTGCAAAATGTACAGACGTACATTCAAAGCGGGAATGTTGTTTTCAATTCTGGCTCAAATATTCCGTTGGATAAAATTATTGAAAAGATTGAGCAAGCAATTGTAAAAAATATAATTTCTCTGTTTCTGTTTTAATAAGAACAGTAGAAGAATTAAATGTAATCACTGCTGCAAACCCATTTTTAAATGAAAAAATATCAACACTGAAAAACTATATGTAACTTTTCTTTCTGAAGTTCCTGTC encodes:
- a CDS encoding DinB family protein, coding for MKYRSNFSVLLFVLIVFSSAIQSKPVLNLSGDQQSGFQADLIGNIDAVSGQIFQLLDAMPQDKMEWRPAEGVRSVSEVYLHIAFSNYLILMSTGAEVPPEIAFEKMNAWDTQTMDKKEIAEILRTSFDKVKDLIKKYFQFGSRA
- a CDS encoding ferrochelatase, with the translated sequence MLVIPISFVSDHVETAFELNIEYRHVC
- a CDS encoding ferrochelatase, with amino-acid sequence MNKIAVVLFNLGGPDSLDAVQPFLENLFNDPDIFKIPFQNHLQNLFLKSVRQKFRKNIN
- the hemH gene encoding ferrochelatase; the protein is MSKSLAKFISKKRAPKVQKEYKLIGGSSPINMWTEKQRLMLQTDLLKNNFDAEVFVAMRYWKPLTSETAKIVAAKKFDKIVLLPLYPHFSISTTGSSFNEWKRVYGGEASNLIYINSYPTNKYYLRAINQRIDESLLNFPEGERENVQLVFSAHGTPVSYVKKGDPYSRQIKETMEAVMKLRNHSHDYHLCFQSKVGPAKWLEPSTSDKIKELSLKGKNICL